From one Streptococcus oralis genomic stretch:
- a CDS encoding LytTR family DNA-binding domain-containing protein, with protein MKVELQIKETYEEEKLIVQTPQPTEKVQKVIEFAENLDQKETIKGKIDDQVYLVKIGKIQRFYIENRKVLAETASQTYTIDLRLYQVLDILPTTFIQISQSEIVNIDSISHLKLTPNGLVEIFLKNESFTYSSRRYLKTIKEKLEL; from the coding sequence ATGAAAGTAGAACTACAGATTAAGGAGACTTACGAGGAGGAAAAGCTGATTGTCCAAACTCCTCAGCCTACCGAAAAAGTCCAGAAAGTCATCGAGTTCGCAGAAAATCTTGACCAAAAAGAAACAATCAAAGGAAAGATTGATGATCAGGTCTATCTAGTTAAGATTGGTAAGATTCAGCGCTTCTATATAGAGAATCGAAAGGTTCTAGCAGAAACTGCATCTCAGACCTATACCATTGATTTGCGTCTCTATCAAGTTCTTGACATTCTGCCGACCACTTTTATCCAAATTTCCCAATCTGAAATCGTCAATATCGATTCCATCTCTCATCTCAAACTCACTCCCAACGGCCTGGTTGAAATTTTCTTAAAAAACGAAAGCTTCACTTACTCTTCACGCCGTTACCTAAAAACCATCAAGGAGAAATTAGAACTATGA